The genomic DNA GGTCGCTCCAATCATCGATCCCCCTGGGGTTCGTCAAGGTGTAGTACAGGATCAATTGGTTGGCATCGGTCATGATGCCGTTAATCGTCAGCTCCGTTCCGTCGCTTAAGGTCGCCTTCCTGTCCACAAGCTGCCCCATCCCTTGATCGTTCAGCTCCTGCAGTGTACTGCTGATCAGCTCGTCGAAGCCAAGCAGCTTCTTGCCGTAGAAGGCAAAGGCATTATAGTTATAGCCGAAAATAACGATCAACAATATAGCGGCTGCCGCGGCCCGCCAGACCACGGATATCCGTTTAGTTCTTGCTGGGGCAGCCCCCTCCAGGGCGCTTCGTAACCGGGCTTCCAGTTCCTCCGGTGCGGCGATGGTGTTCAGGCGCCGATTCTCTTCTGTTAGCCGCTTCTCGATATTATCCATCCGTTTCACCCCCATAGAGCTCTCTCATTTTTTTTAATCCTTGAAAAATACGCGATTTCACCGTCCCGATCGGCACGCCCATCATATCCGCAATCGTCTGGTAATCGAGATCATGCCAATATTTCAATTGGATCGCTTCCTGCTGCTGTTCATTTAAATGGAGCAGCATTTGCCGGATATCCATTTGCTGATCACTGTGCCGATAAGGATCGCTAGGAAGGGCAAGGGCCAGGTCTTCTGTCAGCTTGCCGTTCATGGCCGCATCATCCAGCGGCACCAGCTTCTGGCGCTTGCGAAGCAAGGCTTTGCAGCTGTTGGCCAGAATGGTTCGGCTCCAGCTGTAGAAGGCTTCCTCCTTTTTGAGCTGGCCGATGTTCTCGTACAATCTGACGATCATATCCTCCATGGCATCCATCGCGTCATGGGAATTCCCCATGTAGGTCAACGCGAGTCTGTAATAGTCGTCTTTCTCGGCCAGGATCAGTTGGAGCAGCGCTTCTTTGTTGCCCTTTTTTGCTTTTTTTACGTATCGAACCGCATTCATTGCTTCACCTCACTCCCCTATAAGAGTCACGACCCGGGGGAAAAGTTCATTCTTTAAAAAAAATTGGCTATCTCAAAGTATACATCGTTATAATTGTTACTACTCGATCTCGCTTTATTGCTATATTTTACATGAATTCGAGTTATTACGTTATTATGTAATTACAGTTATAAGGTATAACTAATCGTGCGATGATTATACTATTGAGGAGGATACTGCGTTGGGTGGTGTAGCTAAGGTGGATAGAACTACGAATAGATCAAAGGCTATGAGATATTCACGTAAAATAGGCCGGATGGGAAACAGTTTGGGAGTTAGTATACCAAAGGCTTTAGCAGAAAAGCTTAATGTAGGGCAAGGCGATGAAATTGAATTTATAGAGAATAATAAAGGCGAAGTGGTCCTTAGAAAAGTTATTCCGACAAAGCTGCCAGATCATGTTCGCCCAGAAGTGCTCGAAGCTTTCTATGATATTTTCAACGAGGATCGGGACATCTTAGACGATTTAAGGGACCGGTAAATGGTAAAGTATTTAACCAAGGAAGAAGTCGTTGCCGGGCATTATTTTATGATGAAGCAGATGGAGGATTTGGAGCAAGCAGGGGTTAAAGATTATTCTTTGCTTGAGTCAGCGATCCATCGACCGGGGCAAACCGTATTTCATGAGGATGCTTACCCGTCATTGTTTGATAAAGCAGCTGAACTGGTCGATTCTTTAGCTAAAAATCATTGCTTCCACAACGGCAATAAGCGCACTGCTTATTTGTCTGTTAAGACCTTTCTGCTTATAAATGGTTATCATTTGAAAATGGAGAGAAGCTTTGCAGTTAACTTCATGGTTGATATCGTAACCGGAAAGTACTCCCTTGAAGATATTGCACATATTTTTGGTGAGCATTGTATTCAGGGATTTCGGTCAACTACGCGGAAATGCCCTCGGTCGTCCGGAAGAATGACCGCATTCTGATCGAGGACGGCCTGATTGAGCTGAGCGTCTGAGCGTCATGGATGTCGAAGGTACAGAAATTCGTTGTCTCATCAAAAGCGGAGGCCAACTAAAGCCGCGAAAGGGTGTAAACCTGCCGGGAATTCATACGTCTCTGACGGGGGTGACGGAAAGGGATATCCGCCATATCGGCTTCGGACTGGAACAGGAGACCGAGATGATCGCCGTCTCTTTTGTCCGCAAGGGCGATGATATTCGGGAAGTACGGCGGATTCTGGAGGAGCGCTTCGCTGGGGACAGGTTATGTGAACCCGGGCGACACGGTCGTACTTTCCGCCGGTTTGCCGCTGGGGCAGGCGGGGACGACCAACCTGATCCAGATTCAGCAGGTCAAGGCATGATGAAGCCTTAAAATTAAATCTGGAGGATGCACCAGAAGAGTCTGGTTTTGGAGCCATCTTAAAAGGATTGACAGCCTCCTGCTTGTCGTGTAAGATGTGTCTTGGTTATTACGTTGTGGTTTGCTGCAGCTGCCAGGCATGAGTGTGACAATTGCATCGCATAGATTATTTTTCGTATAACCTCGCTGAACTAACACCAAATCGGAGCGAGGGTTTCTACTGGAAGCCGTAACTTCCTAGCTACGAGAATGAGAACGGTATTGCCGATTCTTATTTCGCAGCTAGGATTTTTTGCGTTTCTGGGCTTATTTTGATATACGTTGGGGAGGATTTGCAAGGAAATGAAAATGAAATACCTATTGTCTGTATTAATTGGAGCGAGCAGCTACGGCATATTGTCGACGATTGTTGTACTCGCATATGGCCAAGGATATCAGCTTGGCGAAGTGGTGGGCACACAGTTGTTGACGGGATGCATCTTGGCGTGGCTGCTGGCCATGTATACGGCCTGGAAAGAACGCAGCAAGGGCAAGCGTTTGGGGGCAGCAGCGGAGTCGGCAGCAGATTTGACAGCAGGTCCAGCAGGTTCAATGAAATCGGAAGCAACGGCAAAACATTCGCCGAAGCTGATCTGGAAGCATAGATTGCTGCTGATGCTGGCTGGGATGCCTACTGCGATCACGGGATTGCTCTACTATCATTCGCTGCGCTATATTCCGGCTTCGCTGGCGATTGTGCTGCTGTTTCAATTCACTTGGATCAGTGTTTTAATTCAAGCGGTTAGCAAGCGGAAGCGCCCAAATGGAATTATGCTGTTTACTTTGGTATTGCTGCTCGGAGGTACGCTGCTCGCTGCTGGACTTATGGAGCAGAAGGAGACAAGTTTCCCCGCGATTGGCATTGCGCTGGGACTATTATCGGCTGTCAGCTACACCCTGTTTATTCTATTTAGCGGTAAAGCGATACCGTCGGTTCACCCGGCTTACCGCAGCGCTTGGATGATTACCGGCGGGCTGGTGCTTGTGTTCATCTTGTTTCCGCCGTACTTTTTGTTTAACGGCTTATTGTGGAGCCAACTGCTCCTGTTCGGCTTCCTGCTTGGCTTGTTTGGAGCCTTTATCCCTCCAGTGCTATTCGCGGTCGGCGTGCCTCACATCGGCGAGGGAATGGCGGGCATACTCGGAGCTGCCGAACTTCCGGTGGCCGTGCTGCTCTCCTCGTTCGTTCTTCGCGAGCACGTGACAATGCTGCAATGGGGCGGGGTCATCATCGTGCTGCTTGGGGTCATGCTGCCGGAACTCTATAAAATGCGAGCAAGAACCGCAGGGCGGTTAACTTAGCGTCGTTGTACATTTATGTCGGTGTCAGCACACCATCCTTAGATCGACTGGTTCGATTGGAGGAGGGTGTGTTTTTTGTTGTATACTTGTGCCAGAATTAACGAGAGGTGAGAGCAGTATGATCCAAGTAGCGGCAGCAATCATTGAGAATGAACAAGGGCAACTGCTAATAGCACGCCGAAAAGAAGGGAAGTCCCAAGCGGGGCTGTGGGAATTTCCGGGCGGAAAGATCGAAGAAGGCGAGTCTGGTGAAGAGTGCCTTCGCCGGGAACTCATGGAGGAAATGAATATTACGATTGAACCGTATGAATTTGTTGGCGTCAATGACCACTGGTATGGAGATGTGCATATCCGGCTGTTTGCCTGGAAGGCAGCATATCAGGCCGGGACAATTACATTAGCCGACCATGATGAATACTGCTGGATCGCCAAGAGTGAGCTTGGTTTATTTGAGTTCGCTGAGGCGGATAAGGTGTTTGTCCGGAAGCTTAGTGCGGGAGGAAACCCAGACCAATCATCCAGCAAAGCTTAAAAATGAACAAGTTTCTAGTAGGTAAAAAATACGTTAGACGTCATGGATCGGATATTCGATCTCTTTCACACGAATCCTCACCTCACGACGTTCTAACGTACAGAATGATCTGCTGTTATCGCTTTATTTATCTCTGCTCACCATATAATGTAATAAGTGCTTAAGAAAAACGTTGTTCCGGGGTATATCGTTCAATGCTTCCACGGCCCGGCAATAGTGCTCCCACATCGCCCTTCGGGCACCATCATGACCTAGAAGGGTTACAAAGGTCGAACTATTGTTTTCAATGTCCTGACGAACAGGCTTTCCCAATAAGCTGATTTCACCTTCCGAATCCAGCAAGTCATCCTTAATCTGGAAGGCGATGCCTGCATGGTAGGCATATTTCTTTAATGATGCTATTTCCGCCTCGTTGACTTGAGCCAGAATGGCAGGCATCACCAGGCAAGCTTCAAAGGCGATCCCTGTTTTGTAGAAGCATATCGTATTCAACTGCTCAAGGGTTAACAATTGTCCCCTGGCTTCTAAATCCATGGCCTGACCCATGCAGATTTCGCCGGCCTTTTGGGATGAATATCGCATCAAGGCGAGTACGGCCGTGGCCTCAAAACCGCTCAGGGAGGACTGCTCTTCAACGGCTTTCTGAATCAGATACAGCCCCGTCAGCTCCGCGGTGGCGCTATTATGAACCTGATGAAGAGTCGGGCGTCCCCGGCGGGTAGGCGCATTGTCCTGTGAGGGCAGATCGTCGAAAATCAAAGAGGCTGTATGCATATACTCCAATGATTTCAGCAGCGGCATGATCGCCGCGGGCTCCAGGCCATATTCATTAACCCCCATGACCCACGTTAAAATAGGCCGAAGACGTTTGCCGTCTCCTTGAAGACTATAGTTCGCGGCATCAATTAGCGAATTTGTGACGGGCGGCATTTCTCCCGCTTTAGGAATTTGCAATTGTTGATTGATCTCGCGGCGGACAGAATGAATCGTATCGATGAAGCTATCCTTCTCTTTGCGGCTGTTTCTCAGTACAGTGATGATTTGATCCCGAAGCAGCTTGTCAAGAAAGTCCACATCGTCCGCTTGCTGAACCATACGCTGGATGAGCCGGTTGAATTCCGGATTTCCCGAGGTAAAGATGCTCATGGTTTCGTTGTATTTCGCTTCCCCAAGGCGATCCTTGAAGCGTTTTAATCCGTTGATGGCACGATTCAGGATAATGTCCCGTGTTCTGGCATCTGAACGATACACGTCGTGGATCAAATAGGAAATGACCGTCCAGTACAATTCATACGGATTCATCAGGTCCGGACGCTGCTTGCTGTGCTGCAAATAATAGGTGTAGGGCGTCACGGCACCGGCCTTCATATCATCGAACATATCCGCAAAATCATCAGCGAGCTGGTTGTAGATCCCGTAGTAGAACGTCCGCTGCTCGAAGCCTTCATCCTCGGGTGCGCCAATGACGGAGCGGACAATCAATCGGGAAGAAGAGGATTTCAGAATAACAGGCAGGTACAGCTCCTCGTTGGTGTAGGCAGGATGGGACAGCTCCTTGACACGGTCCAGATGCTGAGCATGGAAAAATACATAGGCTTGCTCAAAAAAGATATTGATGGTTTTCGGCGACTGGGAGTTTCTAATATATTCAAAAGCTTCCCGAAGCTCTGAATATACATACTGGATGAAGTCCCTGTTCTCGCCGTCCCACTCTCCGGATTCCGGAACAGAGCCGGTAAGCAGTGCAGTTCTGATCATGCGGGAATATTGTTCCTTCTCCCCGGTATTTAGAATTTCTGAATCAAGGAGATCGTCAATAAAAGGATAGGTCAGTCCATAGGAGTAACCGAGGCGGATCGCCTCATCAAGCCGTTTCGAGCGCTCATCAGCCGGCAGGCTATCGTTCATCTCATCCATGACATGAAGCACGACGCCGATGATGATTTTCATCAGTTTTCTCTGGGCATGCTCCGCATCCATTCCCTGAGGGATATGGGTGGATACGCGGTTCAGTTTTTCGATTAGCCAGATAACGGCGTCCTCTATGTTCTCCTTCTGCGCCCATCGGTATAGTCCGGCCATATTCATGAATTCTGGAGGGTCTCCCTGTTTGGTACTGGTGTAGCGAAGCAGGTATCTTTTAACATCCGCTGCTGTACGCTCTATGCGAGCCAGGGTATCTGGAGAATCGAGGGTTTTGCCCAAGTCACGCATGTAAATATAAGAAATGCTTCGATCCAGATAGCCGTCCAATTTGCCGGAGCGATTCAGCCAGCTGATATATTGATGATAGCCCAGTGCATCAGGCGTCTTGCTGCCGCGTGGAAGCCAGGAATGCCAGAAGCGGGGAACATGGCTCTTTTTCCACCGTTGAATATCAGTTGTCAATGTTTGAACATACGTATGATTCATAGCCCGCATTTGCAGAGATGCGTAATACTCAAGTGCCTTCTGCTCAGCCCTTTTATACCCTGTATTGGCTTGAATTGTAATTACCTCATTCATTGTTGGCTTCCCTCAATTTCTAGTTGTTTAGTGGACGGATGATGCTTACATCATATACGTGAAAGAAACTTATTGGTTACAACATCGGCCCATACACTTTGGTAAAATAGGCTGGGGTGACAGTGATGCAAATAAACAGGCTGCTTGAAATTGTTTATATTTTATTGGATAAAAAGCAGGTAACCGCCAAGCAATTGGCCGAGCAGTTCGAAGTATCGCAGCGGACGATTTACCGCGATATAGATACATTGAGTGCGGCGGGAATCCCCGTATATACGAGTAAGGGGAAGGGCGGAGGTATTCGTCTGCTTGATCAGTTTGTGCTGGGCAAATCGATGCTGTCAGACAAGGAACAGGTGGACATCCTCTCTTCGCTTCAAGGCTTGAATGCCCTGAATGTTCCAGATGTGGAGCCCGTGCTGAGTAAGCTCGCAGCCATATTCAACAAAGAGTCCACCAGCTGGATTGATGTCGATTTCTCCCGGTGGGGCTCTGATGCTTCGGAGCAGGAGAAGTTCAACTTATTGAAAACGGCGATTTTAAACAGAAATGTAGTGGCCTTTGATTATTATAGTTCCTATGGAGTAAAAACCGAGAGAATCGCAGAGCCTGTAAAGCTGATTTTTAAAGGGCAAGGCTGGTATATTTATGGATTTTGCAGGTTGAAAAATGACTTCAGAATGTTCAAGGTGACCCGAATCAAAAATCTGGCTTGCTCTCAAGAAACATTTAGCAGAGAGAAGCTGGGGGAAGTCTGGAGTTATCCCTCCAATATAAATCATAGAACGGTAAAGCTTGTTTTAAAAATGGAGTCCAGCATGGCTTATAGGGTCTATGACGAATTTGACCAGAATGGAATAACTAAACTTCCGGACGGAAGCTTTATTGTAGAGGTTACTTATGTCGAGGATGAGTGGGTGTACGGGTACATTTTGTCTTACGGTGCTGCTGCTGAGGTGATAGAACCGGAGCATGTCCGGAATATTATAAAGCAAAAGCTGGAGGCGAGTTTAAGAAAATATTCATGAGCTAGTTTTTATAATATGACATGCTGTTGTCAAATTAGGGCTGCTATACTGACCTCAAAATCAAATGAAACGAGGTATTGCCCATGAATTATGAAATAGTACATGTAGAGGAAAAAACAGTCGCAGGACTCCGGATCAGAACCAGTAACAACGATCCCCTTATGAGCCGAAAGATAGGTGAGCTCTGGCAGCGGTTTTATCAGGATGGAATCTATCACGCGATACCTGGCAAAAGGAATGATAAAAGCATTGGCTTATACACCCATTATGAGATGGATGTTCATGGCGAATATGATGTGATCGTATGCTGCGAAGTGCAAGGAGCGGGGGACTCTGATGCCAAACAAAGTTTAGAAGAGGCGGAGATTCAGATCGAAACGATCCCTGCGGGGAAGTATGCAAAATTTATTGTGCAAGGTCATATGCAGCAGGCGGTGGCTGAATTTTGGACGAAGCTGTGTTCGATGGAGCTGGATAGAAAATTCAGCTGCGATTTTGAAGAGTATCAAAGCGGTGGAGACATGGATAACGCCGAAATTCACATTTATATTGCATTGAATTGAATTGAATTGAATTGAATTGAATTGAATTGAATGTGGGGCGGGGATTTCGTTATTACATTAGAGGGGGATGGTTTTTTTGTGCGTACATCGCGGACGTTTTAATAGTGAATGTCCATGCAAATGTGGACACTAGGGAGATCATCATCCAACGCATAGCGCTGACTACATATTGTGTTTGAATATTATAAAAATCTATATATAGATGATCCCAGATGGCGCAGATATATTTCAGGTGTCCACTATTTGAAAGACATTTCGGCATGAAAAGTCCACTGGGACAACACATTTCGACTTTATATACAGAGCCTCTAGCTTGTCGTATTATAAACAATAATAAAGCTCATGGGAGGCCATCGCGAAAAGCAAAAGATAATCTCCGTACTGGGTGCCAGGTTCCATATTTATAATGCCAATCAAGCATGTCGGAAGCATGCGCAGAAAGGGATTTAAGTCTATTTTGAAAGATGAATGGATCATACTGAATGCGGGCGAGGCCGAGATCGGGCGGATCAAAGAGGATAGCAGGCTACTAGCACTGCTGCGGCGGTTCCTCAGCAGCTTAATTCCGCAAACTTATAACGTAGAAATAAATGGAAGTACGGTGACTACTTTTAAGCAAAATTTCAATTCGTTTGTCACGAAAATTAATGTGGATTTCTCCACCGACCCGTCTCACACGCTTGATCGCCGCTTTGGTCTTGCTGCCAGCATATTGTTGTGTGCAATTGACGGCAAGCAGTCGAGCTAAGGAAATTCTCTACCGATTAATACGATGAAGAAGGGGCTAAAACAGCCCCTTCTTACTAGCTCAGGACGAGAATTCACAACCTTTGGTTAATTTCGTTAAGAAACTTGCCATTGAGGAACGTATTACCTTAGAAGATGCACGACTTATTATCGAGAAATATAATGCAGAGTGGAGAGGGATATAGACGCCGGATTTAACGGTGTTTTTCATCATTGTTGGTATGTCGGCTGTTCAGTATTTTATGGCTAGCAGGAATAGTTTCATACTCGGTGCCATCATCCCTCTAGTGTTCACTGCTGTGATAACATGGATGTTTACAACCAATAGAATTGAAAGTAAGACTGCGTATATTGTATTACTTCTAGTTGGATTGATTATTTTGGTAGAAGAGTGGGCAAGAGGCCGGAAATCTCTCCGTAAGCGTCAGCAGAAGGAAATGGATATCATGATAACCAAAGATCTATGATTCCTTTCCTCAGGGGAAAAATACATTTGACAATCGAAAATCAATTCACTATACTTTCTGTAAACTTATATGTCAATTACGATGATGGAACGAAGTAGCGGGCAGTCACTGTTCTCAGAAAGCCAGGGGTCGATGCGACCTGGCAGCATTACTGATCCCTTGCGAATTACACTCCGGAGTATCTTGGGTAATGCCAAGCGGGTTGGCTCACGATAGCGAGCTGAGAGAGGTATGATGGCGAATCCGGCTGACGGATGTTGAGATCATCGTACAAATTGGGTGGTAACACGGTTAATTCAATCGTCCCTTTAGTCTGAAACAGACTAGGGGACGTTTTTTATTTTATGGAGTATAGGGAGCTGAAGATGTTGAATATTATCGATGAATTGGAATGGCGCGAAGCGATTAATCAGCAGACGGATGCGGAGGGGCTCCGCAAGCTGACCGAGGAGAAGGCGATCTCCTTGTATTGCGGGGTGGACCCGACGGGAGACAGCATGCATATCGGGCATTTGATTCCTTTTATCGTGCTGAAAAGATTTCAACTGGCAGGGCACAAACCTGTCATTCTCATTGGCGGCGCAACCGGAACGATCGGTGACCCAAGCGGCCGTCAGACCGAGCGCAGCCTGCAGACGATGGAGCAGGTACAGGCTAACGTTGAGGCGCTGACTGCGCAAATGAAGAAGCTGTTTATGACCGACGGGGACAATGAGCTGAGACTGGTGAACAACTACGATTGGACGCATCAGTTGAACGTGATTGATTTTCTGCGGGATTACGGGAAGAATTTCAGCATCAATGCGATGCTGGCCAAAGATGTCGTAGCAAGCCGTTTGGATAGCGGAATTTCGTTCACGGAGTTCTCGTATCAAATTCTGCAGTCGATGGACTACCTGCATCT from Paenibacillus woosongensis includes the following:
- a CDS encoding GyrI-like domain-containing protein, with product MNYEIVHVEEKTVAGLRIRTSNNDPLMSRKIGELWQRFYQDGIYHAIPGKRNDKSIGLYTHYEMDVHGEYDVIVCCEVQGAGDSDAKQSLEEAEIQIETIPAGKYAKFIVQGHMQQAVAEFWTKLCSMELDRKFSCDFEEYQSGGDMDNAEIHIYIALN
- a CDS encoding type II toxin-antitoxin system death-on-curing family toxin — protein: MVKYLTKEEVVAGHYFMMKQMEDLEQAGVKDYSLLESAIHRPGQTVFHEDAYPSLFDKAAELVDSLAKNHCFHNGNKRTAYLSVKTFLLINGYHLKMERSFAVNFMVDIVTGKYSLEDIAHIFGEHCIQGFRSTTRKCPRSSGRMTAF
- a CDS encoding polyprenyl synthetase family protein; protein product: MNEVITIQANTGYKRAEQKALEYYASLQMRAMNHTYVQTLTTDIQRWKKSHVPRFWHSWLPRGSKTPDALGYHQYISWLNRSGKLDGYLDRSISYIYMRDLGKTLDSPDTLARIERTAADVKRYLLRYTSTKQGDPPEFMNMAGLYRWAQKENIEDAVIWLIEKLNRVSTHIPQGMDAEHAQRKLMKIIIGVVLHVMDEMNDSLPADERSKRLDEAIRLGYSYGLTYPFIDDLLDSEILNTGEKEQYSRMIRTALLTGSVPESGEWDGENRDFIQYVYSELREAFEYIRNSQSPKTINIFFEQAYVFFHAQHLDRVKELSHPAYTNEELYLPVILKSSSSRLIVRSVIGAPEDEGFEQRTFYYGIYNQLADDFADMFDDMKAGAVTPYTYYLQHSKQRPDLMNPYELYWTVISYLIHDVYRSDARTRDIILNRAINGLKRFKDRLGEAKYNETMSIFTSGNPEFNRLIQRMVQQADDVDFLDKLLRDQIITVLRNSRKEKDSFIDTIHSVRREINQQLQIPKAGEMPPVTNSLIDAANYSLQGDGKRLRPILTWVMGVNEYGLEPAAIMPLLKSLEYMHTASLIFDDLPSQDNAPTRRGRPTLHQVHNSATAELTGLYLIQKAVEEQSSLSGFEATAVLALMRYSSQKAGEICMGQAMDLEARGQLLTLEQLNTICFYKTGIAFEACLVMPAILAQVNEAEIASLKKYAYHAGIAFQIKDDLLDSEGEISLLGKPVRQDIENNSSTFVTLLGHDGARRAMWEHYCRAVEALNDIPRNNVFLKHLLHYMVSRDK
- a CDS encoding SHOCT-like domain-containing protein — its product is MVNFVKKLAIEERITLEDARLIIEKYNAEWRGI
- a CDS encoding EamA family transporter, translating into MKMKYLLSVLIGASSYGILSTIVVLAYGQGYQLGEVVGTQLLTGCILAWLLAMYTAWKERSKGKRLGAAAESAADLTAGPAGSMKSEATAKHSPKLIWKHRLLLMLAGMPTAITGLLYYHSLRYIPASLAIVLLFQFTWISVLIQAVSKRKRPNGIMLFTLVLLLGGTLLAAGLMEQKETSFPAIGIALGLLSAVSYTLFILFSGKAIPSVHPAYRSAWMITGGLVLVFILFPPYFLFNGLLWSQLLLFGFLLGLFGAFIPPVLFAVGVPHIGEGMAGILGAAELPVAVLLSSFVLREHVTMLQWGGVIIVLLGVMLPELYKMRARTAGRLT
- a CDS encoding AbrB/MazE/SpoVT family DNA-binding domain-containing protein, coding for MGGVAKVDRTTNRSKAMRYSRKIGRMGNSLGVSIPKALAEKLNVGQGDEIEFIENNKGEVVLRKVIPTKLPDHVRPEVLEAFYDIFNEDRDILDDLRDR
- a CDS encoding sigma-70 family RNA polymerase sigma factor, producing the protein MNAVRYVKKAKKGNKEALLQLILAEKDDYYRLALTYMGNSHDAMDAMEDMIVRLYENIGQLKKEEAFYSWSRTILANSCKALLRKRQKLVPLDDAAMNGKLTEDLALALPSDPYRHSDQQMDIRQMLLHLNEQQQEAIQLKYWHDLDYQTIADMMGVPIGTVKSRIFQGLKKMRELYGGETDG
- a CDS encoding (deoxy)nucleoside triphosphate pyrophosphohydrolase, encoding MIQVAAAIIENEQGQLLIARRKEGKSQAGLWEFPGGKIEEGESGEECLRRELMEEMNITIEPYEFVGVNDHWYGDVHIRLFAWKAAYQAGTITLADHDEYCWIAKSELGLFEFAEADKVFVRKLSAGGNPDQSSSKA
- a CDS encoding helix-turn-helix transcriptional regulator, translating into MQINRLLEIVYILLDKKQVTAKQLAEQFEVSQRTIYRDIDTLSAAGIPVYTSKGKGGGIRLLDQFVLGKSMLSDKEQVDILSSLQGLNALNVPDVEPVLSKLAAIFNKESTSWIDVDFSRWGSDASEQEKFNLLKTAILNRNVVAFDYYSSYGVKTERIAEPVKLIFKGQGWYIYGFCRLKNDFRMFKVTRIKNLACSQETFSREKLGEVWSYPSNINHRTVKLVLKMESSMAYRVYDEFDQNGITKLPDGSFIVEVTYVEDEWVYGYILSYGAAAEVIEPEHVRNIIKQKLEASLRKYS